In the genome of Amaranthus tricolor cultivar Red isolate AtriRed21 chromosome 15, ASM2621246v1, whole genome shotgun sequence, one region contains:
- the LOC130801144 gene encoding uncharacterized protein LOC130801144: MAEQIKNLQERIEPHNEIPKSHESQDRNSGMSRSNRRNKKRRERSRTHTSLNRSESQNGESKTASRDARTYLENKKQSAFESVQALVDKRREERKKAQLTRSSHPTSRIIMPQDETDKSNLPEDLMPIISPLAPEILNTPNPGKIKILNMAAFDGTSCPEEHLMAYKNLMLLYSTNLALWCKFFPTTLTGVALTWYTSLLGRSIHTFAQLESKFLGHFVASKRQEKSNFHLLSIMQLEGESISSYLRKFHEAVLEAHDPKKRRSEKKDLISSNHSSRSREEHSSRRDRNYLPRRPEPLSDMGPPRSRHIYVAEGESRTRNLLDGGNDPLFNRNRKDIFFAIRDQLPTPPPTTTPSDRRNYNLWCDYHKEHGHTLAQCRELKRILHQQADEGELSRFINRKDYGTRGDAERRPWNQKRNEARRESSNTQGTINMIFSGYTEQYPTICAAKDSVHTLFKGPPKTTYSGPIMRFDATTSQPLQQPHTDPLVVTIKIGQMMVRRVLVDTGSTVDLITMECLRKMKFEEKHLQPLDKHLIGFGGNQHPVMVEDEPLSEVLAVIVYGI; the protein is encoded by the exons ATGGCGGAGCAAATAAAGAATCTACaggaacgaatcgaaccccataACGAGATACCAAAATCCCATGAATCTCAGGATAGGAACTCGGGGATGTCACGTTCCAAcagaagaaataagaaaagaagGGAGAGATCGAGGACACATACAAGCCTCAACAGAAGCGAATCCCAAAACGGGGAATCCAAAACCGCCTCTCGAGATGCTCGTACTTACCTGGAAAACAAGAAGCAGAGCGCGTTCGAAAGTGTCCAAGCATTGGTGGATAAAAGAagggaagaaaggaagaaagcgCAACTCACGAGATCTAGCCATCCCACTAGCCGCATCATAATGCCGCAGGATGAGACCGACAAGAGTAACCTCCCCGAAGATCTTATGCCAATAATCTCTCCGCTGGCTCcggagatactgaatactcccaacccCGGGAAAATAAAGATCCTAAATatggcggccttcgatggaacATCCTGCCCCGAGGAACACTTGATGGCATACAAAAACTTGATGTTGCTGTACTCCACCAACCTAGCATTGTGGTGcaaattcttcccaactactctcaCAGGAGTAGCCTTGACGTGGTACACCTCTCTTCTAGGAAGAAGTATCCACACCTTTGCCCAATTAGAGAGCAAATTCCTGGGTCACTTTGTGGCATCCaaaaggcaggagaaatcaaacttccatttgCTTAGCATAATGCAACTGGAAGGGGAATCCATATCATCGTATCTGAGGAAATTCCACGAGGCAGTGCTGGAG gcacatgatCCTAAAAAACGAAGGTCAGAAAAAAAGGATCTAATATCCTCCAATCATTCCTCAAGGAGCAGAGAGGAACATTCATCAAGGAGGGATAGAAACTACTTGCCGCGTCGTCCAGAACCTCTGTCAgatatgggacctccacgatCCAGACACATATATGTCGCTGAAGGGGAGTCCAGAACGCGGAATCTACTAGATGGAGGTAACGATCCGCTGTTCAACCGGAACAGGAAGGACATATTCTTCGCCATCCGGGATcagttgccaactccacctcctactACCACCCCCTCTGATCGACGCAACTACAATCtatggtgtgattaccacaaagaacaTGGCCACACTTTGGCCCAATGTCGCGAACTGAAGCGTATCCTACATCAGCAAGCCGACGAGGGGGAGCTATCAAGGTTCATCAATCGAAAAGACTATGGCACGAGAGGTGACGCGGAAAGAAGGCCTTGGAACCAGAAAAGAAACGAGGCtaggcgcgaaagttccaacacacaaGGAACCATCAATATGATTTTCAGCGGCTACACCGAGCAATATCCAACAATCTGCGCCGCGAAAGACAGCGTCCATACTCTGTTCAAAGGACCCCCAAAAACCACCTACAGTGGGCCGATCATGAGATTTGATGCCACTACTTCCCAACCGTTGCAACAACCACACACTGATCCTTTAGTGGTTACCATCAAGATTGGGCAAATGATGGTTAGGCGAGTATTAGTGGATACCGGAAGCACGGTCGATCTTATAACGATGGAATGtctaagaaaaatgaaattcgaAGAAAAGCACCTGCAACCCCTTGATAAACATTTGATTGGGTTTGGGGGAAACCAG CatccagtaatggtggaggatgaaccactctCAGAGGTTTTGGCTGTGATTGTTTACGGGATTTAG